A region of the Apium graveolens cultivar Ventura chromosome 6, ASM990537v1, whole genome shotgun sequence genome:
GCCCTCTTCAAAGTCTTTAACTTTGAGTCCACCCAAAGGGATGAGGATTCCTGATGTGGTAATTTGTGTTTCTTGATAGCCCCCTTTTAAATCTTACTTGTAAATCTTGTTAGCTTTATTAGGTGAATCTTAAATCTGGGTATTTTCTTCTTGTCTTGTTCCTTTCTTCATTATTATCTTCCTGCTCTTCAGGTTTCTAGATTTCTTAGATTCATTTACTACTTTTACACTGCAATTATTTCCTTCTGTTTGCTTCTTGTTTTCcatcttttattaatattttacTCTCTACTTACTCAGTGTTGAATTCTCTGGTTTGAGATCCTTTAAGTTCATAACACTTCTTTGACCTATTGACTTTGAAAGTTGAGATCTTTGCATTGCTTGAACTATGCTGTGATATAATCCAACTGAAGTTTCCATTTTTTTTggttatattttattaaaatatccTATTTGAGTTCCCAAGTGACCAAGTGGCCAAGTGTCAGTTCTGTTGTCTTTAGTTTTGGTTACTAtgaattattatcaaataaattaCCTGTGACTTAATTTGGCAAATTATAGATTTTGGATCCAGTTGGTGTTTTTGATGTATTGGTTCTAATATTTTTTCTGTTAGTGGGATTGTGGGCATCTGCTGTTTAAGAAATTGGGTTTTGACTGTGTTTTAGAGAACAACTTTTCCTTCTTATTTCAGTTGTGAGATTACAATTTAATTTAGTTTAGTGGGAAGTATCGATGTTGGGATCAAGTATGAATTGGATTACTACAGTCATTGGCTTTGCGATGAGCGCCACGTTTATTGTGTTCATCTGTGCTAGACTGATTTGTGGTAGAATGCGAAGGTTTGAGTCACCTCCAATGTTTGAAATCGACTCGAGGATGATTGATCTCGAGCAGGTAATACTATCCCACTGCATCAAGTTTTTCTTCAAACTAGTTTTGCATGTTCACATACATTTGTGTATTGCCTGATCTCTGCTGTTGAGCAGTAAACTGTCAAGATGCCATTCCAGAAAATGTTTACTACTTTATAGTAGTTCATATTGCTAAATGTGACATCTTCTTTATGCTCTCTTTTCTATGATGAAGTTGTAGTTCGTACATGTTCAGGGGCAGGAATACAGAGCTACAGTAAGAAACTATATTTTGAATTAACTAAGAAATTGTTTAGTTATCTAGCTTTATTTAATTGTCTTCCATTAACATAGTAAAGTAGTTTAGTTATGTAGCTTTGTTGAAGGTTTACATATACATAGAAATAGAATGGTAGAGCTGATCCGGTGGTTGGATTGGCTTGTGGCTACCTTTTGAAGGGCCGACTTTTTACCATGTACTTTGTTTTGTCCATTCTTGACAAAATATTAGCGTTAGTTGCCCAAGGGAGTGGTGTTTAGCAATTTAGCAGTAGCCATCTTAGCTCATTTGCTTTTATTGTGTTAAGTAAATTTCGCTAACCATGAGGATCGATGCATCGGCCACTATGAGTATTGCTATTTCTTGAATAATTATGCAGGGTAGTTACTGAGTGACTGGTAAATTATAAACCCACATTTAGAGAACAGTCTTCGGTAGATCGGTATCAACAGTACTATACATTCTTCTCTCCTCGCTCATTTACCCCCATCACCGGTGTCAGTATAGCTTGAACTATCCTTGATGCCAATTTATCGTATCCTCGAAAGTTGCATCACTCCATTCACCGTCTTAACTCTTAACATGGACGGAGAACATAACTACTGCAAGCAAAGTTGCATCCGTTATTATTATTTTGTCAGAAGCCCTTGTTCTCTAGACAGTGTCTTGAGCTCCAGACTGCATATTCGTTTTAATATTTCTCGAAGCAATTGCACTACCTGGATGTGCTAGTTTGCTATCTGGGCTTAATTTTTTCTCCTTCCCAACAGGCAGAGCATCATCGGATTAGTGGGCTTGAACCGGTTGTCGTTGCTGCCATCCCCACTATGAAATTCACTCGTGAGGCTTTTAGCTCTCTGGAAGATCCACAGTAAGCCTTACCAACTTGTTTTTGATGATAATTAAACTCCGCGAAATTTGCATGAATGATTATGTTATGTTGTGGGTACTGATAATCATTTCTACAAACACAGATGCACAATTTGCTTAGGAGAATACCAGGAGAAAGAAGTACTAAGAATCATGCCAAAATGTGGACACACTTTTCACGTCTCTTGCATTGATTTATGGCTTAGGAAGCAGTCTACTTGTCCAGTTTGTCGTCTGTCAGTTGAGGATCCATTCAAAACAAAATTTGCAGCAGCAATTGCACCACCAGTTGAAATGTCTCAAAGGATACAAATGCCAAATTCTCCTATTGAACATTCTCAGCAATGGCTGCTCCCAGTTGCTGAGCCTTCTGAAGGTAATAGTGATAGTCTTAGGCAAACTGAAGTAGTTTCAGAAAATCCACAACATATTCGTACTGGAGATGTCGGAACAAGATCATAACTGAAACTCTAAGATTGTTGTGTCGATTACAATACCGTCGATGATTTATAGTAAAAACAAGATCACTTTTGCGGGTATGCAAGCTGTCAAGGTTGCAGGTTCCTTATGTCCTGCAAAGAAAAACATGGCATGATACTAACGGCCATAAGGTGTGCACCGGACTACCTTCTTATTTATAGCTTACTATAATTTGATTTAATCCTGTAAATAGTTTTGTAGTGTTAGTTTTAAATTTTTCTGTCTGGCGACCAAGTTTAGTTGGGATTGTATTTTAATCACATCACGTATATTTTAAGCTTTTGTAATTGGTCGTAATACATATTCTCTGTTGCAGAAGTGGCATACTTTCAATACTTTGTTTAAGTTTTTGTTTGTTCATTATATATTGAGTATTAGCATCGAGCTATGAAACGTGCCGAGTCGTCTGCCAATGATGTAAACTATTGGTGAAACAAGTGATTTGGAGTTAGATTGTAATCAGTTAGATAGCTTCTAAAAATTACTCTGGCCGTGTTTCTATGAGGAATCTGTACGAATAAAGTTGTAGAGATTTTTCCGGTTCTACTACCCCCGCTGCAGAGTCACCTCAAATGTAGACTTTCGGAGTCGCATTGTTACCAGCTTGACACGAGTTCAGCTTTCCTGGTCTTGGTCACTCCTTATCCCCCCCAACTCATCTATTATCCGAGTTGAAAACTTCGGGACATGTATTACAGAGATATGATTCGAGTTGAAAGCTTGGGGATAGGTGTTCTACACCGAATTATTTTTTAGATTCCTTTGCAAGTAATTGAGGTGTCAATGTCCCCCAAAAGCGCTGAATGACTAGCGCCAGCGGAATTTTACACCTGTAAAGCCAAAAGAAAACAATGGTAACGAAAGTACTTGGAGTTTTTAAGTAAAGCTGCCGAGTTATTAAACCCGGAAATACTTGAACCGAGGCATTTAACTCCGCTTCTCCTGTCTCGCACCAGAGGTGAATGGTTCGATTCTCTTCTCCGACAATAGAATATATGAGAGATGAATGGTTCGATTCTCCTCTCCAATAATAAGATGTACAAAAATGGATGCGATGTCTTTTCATAATTTTAGTTTTTTGTTAATTTGGAGGTTGACTTTGCTAGTCCCGTGATGGATATTTGCTCGTACTAACTTGTACTGTTCAATGTTTGTTTGAAAAACTGGTTAGTGACGTTTCTGACTGAGGTTCCGATTCTCTTTCGATAATCACAAACCAAACACCTTTTTGTTCTATCATATTCTAATTATTCTTTATCCTGAATAATTTAGGAAATACTATTTTCAGAAGCAATTTTTTATTCAAAATTGGTAGCATATTCCAAAACAAGATGGTACAAATAGTTCTTAAAACTAAAAACAAGATCCGAAAATAACATTTTCCATAACTCACAagtttagaaatatatatatatatatatatatttctaaactTGTGAACGCATGGTTCTAAAAAGCAGAAATCGCCAAATCGGCATAGTTCGGTAGAGTAACTTTTTAGTAATTAATTGGATAATCGGTGATTAATCAGATTGATTAATCGAAGCATTAATCAGATGTGTTTAGTAATTAATTGGATAATCGGTGATTAATCAGATTGATTAATTGAAACATTAATCAGATGtgtttaataaaatatataaaaaataatttattatattaaatatattaatttaagtAAATAGTGCCGTGATTAATCGGATTATAAAATTGAATCGGCAGAGCATATTAAAACGATTAATCAGATGATTAATTAAAATCAGTGATTTTTAGAATAGAAAATTTTAACGTAAAAAACATTTTCCATAATTGATGAGCTTAAAATATATATAGTGGGCTACTCTAATATAAACTAATTTATAATAGAAACTAGaaatcaaataattttaaaaaaaaattattcgaaatataacatatatggtatgcaaatcgatcgttgagagatgtagaaaaatatagtgaaatcggattttaaaaaacagttacggtttgacgggaaaaatcaaattaaaaacggaggggaaaagctgAAATTTGGGCGTGGGAAGGTGTACAGTAATTGGGTGGGGTGATTtaggggaccattagattaggtagATCTAATGGTTTAGATTGATTTTCAgcttttattttaattttattttatatttcaTCATTCCCCTGtataaattacaataatttttaGCAATTCTTTTTATTATTCGTGCACTTCGCTGTTTCTACCTTGAGAGGatcaagaagaacaaggttttgTAATTATACGAAAACATCATTTTACTTGAAGAAAACAAGCATCggagagagagagattgaaaATGGAGATGAACGAAGACAACAACACAACACAATCAATCTCAAACCTAATAGCATCATTAGAACAAGCAACCCAAATGGCAAAACAGCTTCAAATCACTTCAAACCCTTCTCATCTCTCTCAAATCTACTCCTCTCTTCAATCCACAAACGCCCATctttcttctttcctcttctCTCAAACCCCACCACCAATCAAACCCTCTCCCCCTTCTGCCACTGAGAATCTCCAGTCCGATGAGCCAATGGAAGGCGGTGAAGATGATGAGGTTGAAGTAGCTGAGCCAAACCCCACAATTGACAAAGTTGAAGAGAGGTTTAAAGATTGTTTTATTAGGAATAAGAGGTTGAAGAGGCAACTTTCTCCTGCCTCGGCTGAGCAAAGAGTGTTTGAGAGTAATGGGTATGTGGAGTTTGATCCTTATGGAACAAAGATGAGAGCTTTGGATCTTATTTATCAATTTCATTGTTGAATTTCATGTGGGGTTTTTGTATTTTAGCTGTTTTTTGTTAGTTAGTGATGTTGGAGATGGTTTTGTTTGTGTAATAGAGTTCTGTTTCTTTAGAGCAGCATTTTATGCTACTTGGGTGATTAAGGCGTGATCGACCCAGCAATGTTGGAACATATTCAGGTTCTATCCTCGTGCTCTTGTATAGCTGGATATAAGTTAGATGAACAAATTTATGTGTGTTAAATTAGCATCAAATGAAAGTTTCTTGAAACACCTTTTGTTTTTTGTTGTTTTTTCATGTGATTTTTTAGAGTTGTATGTATGGTTAGATACAGTTTATGTTTTTATTGATATTTAGGTGTTTTAATTTCGAATGTGAAGGATTGCAGTTGCAAGAATCATGCACTAGTAGAGTAGAAGTTTACTACGAGTCTTGATCATATCAGCTAGGTGCATTCAAATAGAGTCTTATACACGAAAAAGATAGTTATATGTTCCAATTTTGAATATCTATACCTTAGAAAATAACTGATGAACTATCATAAACATCATTAGCGAAGTTGATACATCTTACACTGCTACAACTAGTGCTAGAAATAGAGAGTAAAACATAATCTGCAGATGCGGAAAGATGGTATGTATGGTAAGAGAAAGACCAACCTTTTCTCTATGTGAAGTTCTCTGGGGattaatttacattttctttcAAATCTACTGAGTTGATTAAATCCCATGTAGTTATTGTGATGTGAATTATTTAGTAAATGTTGTTGTAGGGAATAACATGCGCTTGTAAATTATGGAAGTGCTTCATGAGTTATGTATATACGATTGCTATAAGTCCGTGCTATAAGTCCGTGTTTTGAGCACCGTTGTCTTAGGAAACTTGCTAAACAATAGTAAGACCTGTAGGGGATTCTAAAATGAGAACGTCCAACGGAGTGCTGCTCCATCCTTCACAATCATACAGAAACCTATGGGACTTAAAAAATGATATATGCAAACACAATATTTTTATTGCCAGAAGCAGCCTTTCTGGATGCATTAATAAATCTATGGACGAAGAAAAAATGTGAagatgaaaaatttattttttgcAATATATTGTATTTGTTGTTGGTAGTAGGTTGATGTTGAAGAGGAGCATATGTTCCGGACTGATTTTGTTAACATCCAGTATATGCATAATTTTACACCTGCAAAGCAAAGAGAGAGGTCAAGATAAACCGATTGGCGATAGATACATTGTGGGTTGATTAGGACCAGCAGAAGAAAAGGCAGAAAATGAGACTTCAAACTATCTTTATAAGACACCATTCAACAAAACCGACAATCTTAAGTTTCTTGAATCCCAATATGAGCTCAATTTTCATCAATGGCAACAAAAGCAGTACCAGAATGTTTTTGCATATATCATTCCTGAAGTCCAATAGGTTTCTGTATGTATGATTGTGAAGGATGGAGCAGCACTTCGTTGGACACTTAGCCGATCAAAATAGGTCACTCAGGGCCTCAGATTATTCCTCCTGCACGGTCTAATATATGTCTCTTGATATTTATGTGTGTGTTGGCACGATGCTCTGATTATCTATTATATTTTCTAGAAAACATGCTCTGATTATCTATTATATTTTCTAGAAAACAACAAGATCGGTTATATCTTTCAATTTTAAACAAGCAGTGatctcaattttttttatatcGTAGGTAATCTGCTGCCGCTACGTTCGGGTGCGCCCTAgataaaccctacgggctcacgcaatagcctgcaaaccgCGTGAACCGATCTCAAATTTTAAGTACAACAGACAATGAGAATAGTTTaaagaagaaatccaaacaaGTACAGTTAATGTGAACCTGCAATTTTCTGTTTTCAACTTTGTGTGATTAGACAAAAACAGATCACCTACTAAAATCGAATTATCAAACTAGAGCCTAGAGGTACAAATCAAACTAGTACGATCAAGATAATTAATATGCATATATTATACTTCCCCTGACAAATAAATTGTTACTTAAGATTTGTACAGAAACATAATAATACTTGAATTACATAACATTTGTAGCTTCCATGTAATAAAACAGAATGTCTATTATAAAACCCTAAGTATCAACAAGTAATCAAACATGACGTCTTTAAATAGATAAACTAAATCGTAAACAAATTGATTATCCTACTTTATAAATATCTCTATCTAACTAGCATCTTCAATTCTTGTTGATAAACATAGAAATCATTATACTTTTTGAACAAAGCATGGTCCAACAATTTGCTAATTCTTGTTGTACCCGGCGTATGAAAGCAAAAGTAGACAAAATCTTGCAACAATACCGGTAGTCAAAACTCGGAAACGGTTTCTTCTTCCCACTATATAACCTGCAAGCCAACTCTGCAATCATGGAAATATCAATATACGAAGCTATGTCTTTCTTTTCCAAATTCGGATTAGATACTCGAGTAGGAAACTCTAGTTTCACTCTACAATCCTTGTCCAAGAAAACAGTATTCAGATTTAAATTCCCATGCACACGATTTCCACATGCATGGATGCAATCCAGCGCTTCCAGAGTTCCCCTAATAATgtatgaaattgtttttctctGCAGCCCTGCTGAAAGAAAGAGATGGAATTCAAAGATTTGCAGGACCCGAAAGACGCTATATTTTTTTGATTTGTAACATGCTTTTACAATCCAGAATATTATAATGTCGGCAACATCTATTGTCGCTGCCTTTCAAGCTAATTTCTGTTGACgctataaaaataatttaaataagaACCGAGACGATTTGCAACTAATAGGTGATATAATAATTTCTAAGAAAAGACTTGGAGAGGATATGTAATTGTTACTGTTCCTTTGCTATATATAATACTTCAGAACCCCCAGAACGGGTAGGAAGCAAATATATCCTAGATATATACTTTAGTTAGAACTCCTACCTAGTGTTGGAACACAATAGCACATTGATTGATTCTATTTACACATTATTATCggataaataattttttaaaaatatccTATTATAAGCTGGATTAGATAATTTTGAACAATGTAAATTTGATTTAGTAACAAAATAAATTGAGTATTTAAATTGCATCCTTATCTATacctattattatattattaacgAAACAATGAAAGTTATGTCGATAGTCAGTTGATTGATACATGCACGACCGACCAGTCCTGAGATGTATAAAACTCTGAGTGAAAAAAATTTGTGCCCAACAATAAATTGAAAGAATTATAAGAAAGAAAATATTGAAACTGTTTTTTTTCATATTCGATCCAACTAAACGAGAAAGACATCATATTTTTTGTGATATTTTAGAATAAAAATTAAAGAGATGTGCCCTAAAAATTTTGTCATGCGTatactttttaaattttttcatTTGTTTCTTCATGTAGATAAAAATATGTGCCCCTGAAAGTTCAAATTTTTTGGTGCACACTGTTAGATATTAAATGTTATGAAATGTAACACAGAAGGGGGAGGTGAATGCGTTTCTTGGATTTTTCTTAGTTTTAGGCTTTATGGATTATGGTTTGAACAAATCAGTCTAAGAAATGTAGATATTATGTTTAACAGAATtcacacaaacacaatatatcaaaaactcacttaattgtattaatcaagtttgtctttctacaaatctgtgttcttaagtaaataagaactcaacttcttttttgacagaataaaagaaaatctaaatctgtTTGCTACTTGTAAACTAAGGACCCGTCCATGCTTTATAGGctagcaacacgggtttacaaaacttgcactaaaatgtattAAATCAGTTTCTAAAGTAACCTCGTCTATTTCCTTTTTCGGTGTTAACGAatttgtgcagaatcttgcaggtctatcaccaccctttgtccagttaatcttcacccttgatcttatATTCTTCAAACTGgttttgtagactttccaattcagtgaatgaattgtttatTGACTggtaatcttgaatcttgaatcttgaacttgtctgtattctaAATTTGAGaagcttgtcgagatctccaattgttcaatagagaagtgacatctcgataagtataatgacttatcgatatctctaagttctttatagatatatttgtcttgtcgaggtctccagttttctatgtgtgaaatgacttgtcgatatgtctgagatctctacatgtagaaaagactttttgatatctatgagatctctatatacaccatttgacttatcgatatctctgagatccttatatgagaaattgacttatcgatatctccaattcttcacatcttcatttgacttgtcgatatctctgagatctctacatgcagaaatgacttgtcgatatctccagttctctacatcttcttttgacttgtcgatatctctgagagttctttataagccattctggacttctctacaagtcattttggacttcccgaatgacttctcgatataccttgatctgtgacttgtcgatatcttgacttggaacatttttattgaacaacattattcaactccaagcttctatatctattctgtgaggcatgatcatgacttgatcttcttccagagtttattccttagcttgaaactgtttacagaaaaattccctagtctaatctactaaacacttttacagactcaaggaatacaaAATAGAACTCAtatatagattatcatacaacttaatatTAGGGTtttcaatgtgacttagtcttattattatgcaggcatgtcttacacaacaTACACATTCGTTAGCGAAAAGAGTTTGGCCTCAAGGCCGGCTCTGGGTACTTGTTATATTTACCTAGGTTCCTTATTTCATTATTCATGTCAATTTTAATTACTATATAAATCAATTAGTTTTTTTTACTAAAACatattttctttttttattttttccaaCTATAACACATCCTTTTACGCAATTCTCtatgataaaataaaataaaatattataattactaAGAACATCTTCAATGTGGGTGCTAAACCAAGATTATCAATATTGTCAATTCTTCTGTAAAAACCtgaatttttgacatcggtaaaagacctttatgaatagtaatcttgcggtttaataaaaacttttacAATCACACCATATgcgagtttttaatttaagattccgagttgatattgtgattatacgtaccaaataagtgtatgtaaacactattagttttcgaagaaaataaattttgaaaaacgaccgtatctaCGAATCGTCAAGGAATACGAGGATCACGATACAATTATAaatctaaaatcctacaaattcaaaccCAATTACGAGACTTCAAAATGTAAAAGGCGTATAAGAAATGATTTACCTCGCGAACCGCTTACAAAAATTTATTACGTACACGAATAAGCGATCGAGCGAGCGCGT
Encoded here:
- the LOC141667165 gene encoding E3 ubiquitin-protein ligase ATL59-like codes for the protein MLGSSMNWITTVIGFAMSATFIVFICARLICGRMRRFESPPMFEIDSRMIDLEQAEHHRISGLEPVVVAAIPTMKFTREAFSSLEDPQCTICLGEYQEKEVLRIMPKCGHTFHVSCIDLWLRKQSTCPVCRLSVEDPFKTKFAAAIAPPVEMSQRIQMPNSPIEHSQQWLLPVAEPSEGNSDSLRQTEVVSENPQHIRTGDVGTRS